A window of the Citrus sinensis cultivar Valencia sweet orange chromosome 9, DVS_A1.0, whole genome shotgun sequence genome harbors these coding sequences:
- the LOC102608997 gene encoding auxin-responsive protein IAA33: protein MNRSFDQAQRQESLKRRWQERRAMSPNMNCTTTTNTGVLVNNPNNNRLQAFPGLDDDDLVSTVVPPVTVVLEGRSICQRISLHKHASYQSLAKALRQMFVEGGEAAAINSEQDLDLSNAVPGHLIAYEDMENDLLLAGDLNWKDFVRVAKRIRILPVKGNSRKGPTRVA, encoded by the exons atgaaTAGATCATTTGATCAGGCTCAAAGACAAGAATCTTTGAAAAGGAGATGGCAAGAGAGAAGAGCTATGTCTCCAAATATGAATTGTACCACCACTACGAATACAGGAGTACTTGTTAATAACCCTAATAATAACAGGCTCCAAGCTTTTCCTGgccttgatgatgatgatctcgTCTCCACGGTGGTTCCTCCGGTGACTGTAGTCCTCGAGGGCCGTTCGATCTGCCAACGCATCAGTCTTCATAAGCATGCAAGCTACCAGAGCCTGGCCAAGGCACTAAGGCAGATGTTTGTTGAGGGCGGCGAGGCTGCTGCAATCAATTCAGAGCAAGATCTTGATCTCTCTAATGCTGTCCCGGGTCACCTCATTGCTTATGAAGACATGGAAAATGATCTCCTCCTCGCCGGTGACCTTAACTGGAA GGATTTTGTACGAGTTGCTAAGAGAATTCGGATACTGCCGGTGAAGGGGAATTCGAGGAAGGGACCAACAAGAGTGGCATAG